CTCAAACCCTTGGGCCCTCTCGTCCGTCACCGTATTCGTAATTTCAGGAGAGATGAACGCGATAGACGAATGGCCTTTGTTAAGTAAATACTCCACGGCTTCCCTAGTGCCATTAACGTTATCCGAGCTTACACTGTATGTCTTGACCTCCTTCAAGAACCGGTCGATCAGAACGAAGGGGAAACGGTCCAGCGAGAGCCTCAGAATCGAATCGTTGTACGTCTCGTTTTCAACCGGAAAAATGATCATGCCGTCCACCCCCTGCTTCAGAAAGGACGAGATGACCTTGGACTCCTCAAGCTGGGATTCGCGTGTAATTCTCAGCATCACTTCATAACCTGCGGCAGAGGCGTACTTCTCGATGTTATCTAAAAAACGCTGGTCCACTTTCGTTTTCATCGTCGGCAGCACTAACCCGATACGCCCGCTCTTGCCCGGACCTGCTGTCCATTCTCCCAACTGATCAAGCGCCGTGGAGTTTTCCGGTCTGCTCATAACGAAGGTGCCCTTGCCTTGGATCCGGACAAGCAAGCCTTCCTCCATCAGTCCGACCAGCGCATTTTTGCTTGTAATTTGACTGACGCGGTAACGTTCGGATAATTCTCTCTCCGAAGGGACCCGGTCCCCTTCCCGCAGCTTGCCGATGGCGATCAGCCGCTTGATATCTTCCTGAATTTTTTTGTATAGCGGCAGAGATTTCAATGCCCATCACAACCTTTATGATTTAAATAGTATATTTAGTATATT
Above is a window of Paenibacillus sp. FSL K6-1330 DNA encoding:
- a CDS encoding GntR family transcriptional regulator, translating into MKSLPLYKKIQEDIKRLIAIGKLREGDRVPSERELSERYRVSQITSKNALVGLMEEGLLVRIQGKGTFVMSRPENSTALDQLGEWTAGPGKSGRIGLVLPTMKTKVDQRFLDNIEKYASAAGYEVMLRITRESQLEESKVISSFLKQGVDGMIIFPVENETYNDSILRLSLDRFPFVLIDRFLKEVKTYSVSSDNVNGTREAVEYLLNKGHSSIAFISPEITNTVTDERAQGFEQAFLEHGYSIDKSLWCLLPLEEIASGQSIEHIRAFLDGSPHITGIITANTELCRNVYKAAVASGRQVPDEVELITFDPPDLPNVPYIRQNEEEMCRLTVELLIEQIEGAFEARRIVVPVMLVKE